The following proteins are encoded in a genomic region of Bacillus sp. FJAT-22090:
- a CDS encoding LysR family transcriptional regulator codes for MYYDALKTFITLVEVKNFTKAAQLLHISQPSVSVHIKNLETEFNTELLIRSPKLIKITPSGEILYERAKQILSMYEQTQKDILDYQEDIKGKLVIGASFTIGEYILPSILLALHSKYPNLELEVFIGNTEEIVQSVRLLTADIGLIEGQTNEKELQVEAFMEDELFIIGSSENELASKDSVSIADLQNQTWFMREEGSGTREYLKHVLRSNGLKVKSILTISSNQGIKETIIHSRQEGLSLLSIHAIKRDIQHHHLSIIPLDQRPFTRMFSCICSPVMENKRHVLAFKETLLENRKGAPFHK; via the coding sequence TTGTATTATGATGCCCTAAAAACATTTATAACACTAGTGGAAGTTAAAAATTTCACAAAAGCAGCACAGCTCCTTCATATATCTCAGCCAAGCGTTAGCGTACATATAAAAAATTTAGAAACAGAGTTTAACACCGAGCTACTAATTCGTTCTCCAAAATTAATAAAGATCACTCCTTCAGGAGAGATCTTATATGAGCGTGCGAAACAAATACTCTCCATGTATGAGCAAACTCAAAAGGATATTTTAGACTATCAAGAGGACATTAAAGGAAAGCTTGTTATTGGTGCAAGTTTTACAATTGGCGAATATATTCTTCCCTCTATCCTTCTAGCGCTTCACTCAAAGTACCCAAACCTGGAGCTAGAAGTATTTATCGGAAACACAGAAGAAATTGTACAGTCTGTTCGACTACTTACTGCGGATATTGGTTTAATAGAAGGTCAAACAAATGAAAAGGAGTTGCAAGTGGAAGCTTTTATGGAGGACGAGTTATTTATAATAGGTTCTTCAGAAAATGAGTTAGCTTCAAAGGATTCCGTGAGTATAGCCGACTTACAAAACCAAACTTGGTTTATGAGAGAGGAAGGTTCAGGAACACGTGAATATTTAAAACATGTCCTACGTTCCAATGGCTTAAAGGTAAAGTCCATTCTCACTATTAGTAGTAATCAAGGTATTAAAGAGACGATTATCCATAGTCGACAAGAAGGGTTATCCCTCCTATCCATTCACGCAATAAAGAGAGATATACAACATCATCACCTTTCCATCATACCTCTTGACCAACGACCTTTTACACGAATGTTTTCTTGTATATGCTCTCCTGTCATGGAAAATAAACGACATGTTCTAGCGTTTAAAGAAACACTACTGGAAAATCGAAAAGGAGCACCATTCCATAAATAA
- a CDS encoding YeiH family protein: MDREAKSIKINKAFFIGIGITLIIAIVAKLFSSIPFLSIMGQLVIAIIIGMIWSATIGVSQQYQHGISFSSKKLLRVGIIFLGMRLNLADIYHAGFNVFFLALINILFALFVVYGLSRLFGVDKKLGLLTACGTAICGAAAVVAIAPQVKANDDETAIGVATIAILGTLFTLVYTFLYPIMDLTSKGYGVFTGGTLHEIAHVIAAAEPGGNNAVDLAVIVKLTRVALLVPIALCIGFFVQRGEKNQSKRKFSMSSIPWFIIGFLGMSGIHTLGIFPEQIASIFVLVAYLLIAMAMAGLGLNIDIKTFRKLGVRPFAAGLIGSILLSILGYVLVYVFHLNV; encoded by the coding sequence ATGGATAGAGAAGCTAAAAGTATTAAAATTAATAAAGCATTTTTTATTGGAATTGGTATTACGTTAATCATCGCAATTGTAGCTAAATTATTTTCTAGCATCCCATTTCTATCGATTATGGGGCAATTAGTAATAGCCATAATAATAGGGATGATTTGGAGTGCTACAATTGGAGTATCGCAACAGTACCAACACGGTATTTCCTTTTCAAGTAAAAAATTACTGAGGGTGGGTATAATTTTTTTAGGAATGCGGCTTAACTTAGCAGATATTTATCATGCTGGATTTAATGTCTTCTTCCTGGCACTCATCAATATTCTATTTGCTTTATTTGTAGTGTATGGATTATCGCGTTTGTTTGGAGTCGACAAGAAACTAGGTTTGCTAACAGCCTGTGGAACTGCGATTTGTGGAGCGGCTGCTGTTGTTGCGATCGCGCCACAAGTGAAAGCGAATGACGATGAAACTGCCATAGGGGTTGCGACAATTGCAATACTTGGGACGCTATTTACATTGGTGTATACTTTTCTTTATCCAATTATGGACTTAACTTCAAAAGGATACGGAGTGTTTACTGGAGGTACGTTACATGAGATTGCCCATGTAATTGCTGCGGCAGAGCCGGGTGGTAATAATGCGGTCGATTTAGCTGTTATTGTGAAACTGACGAGAGTCGCACTTTTAGTCCCGATTGCTTTATGTATAGGTTTTTTCGTACAAAGAGGTGAAAAGAATCAGTCAAAAAGAAAGTTTTCCATGTCAAGTATACCTTGGTTTATCATAGGATTTTTAGGTATGAGTGGCATTCACACTTTAGGGATTTTTCCAGAACAAATTGCAAGCATTTTTGTCTTAGTGGCCTATCTACTTATTGCAATGGCAATGGCAGGTTTAGGGTTGAATATAGACATAAAAACATTTAGAAAATTAGGAGTAAGGCCTTTTGCTGCTGGTCTCATAGGTTCCATTTTATTATCTATTTTAGGCTATGTGCTTGTTTATGTATTTCATCTTAATGTGTAG
- a CDS encoding SRPBCC family protein, whose protein sequence is MIATIQKEKEIYTARYDRHFHHSVKDVWSMLTNNEKLQKWFSELEVVDLRKGGLIKFDMQDGTYIDMKILDYEQFKVLAFEWDADIARFELSPESEGCHLVFTETLSSFTEQTIKDLAGWHVCLDVIEALLDGNTIDSRENEWKEWFVKYKELLGERIK, encoded by the coding sequence ATGATTGCAACTATTCAAAAGGAAAAAGAAATCTATACCGCACGTTATGATCGTCATTTCCACCATTCAGTAAAAGATGTTTGGTCTATGCTCACTAACAATGAGAAGTTACAAAAATGGTTCTCGGAACTAGAAGTAGTGGATTTACGTAAAGGTGGTTTGATTAAGTTTGATATGCAAGACGGTACCTATATCGACATGAAGATTTTAGATTATGAACAATTTAAGGTTTTAGCTTTTGAATGGGATGCGGATATCGCAAGATTTGAATTATCACCAGAATCAGAAGGATGCCATTTAGTTTTTACAGAAACACTCTCCTCCTTTACAGAGCAAACAATAAAAGATTTAGCAGGTTGGCATGTTTGTCTAGATGTCATTGAAGCCTTATTAGATGGTAATACAATCGACTCAAGAGAAAATGAATGGAAAGAATGGTTTGTGAAATATAAAGAACTTCTAGGTGAACGGATAAAATAA
- a CDS encoding GTP-binding protein, with translation MHKTIGILAHVDAGKTTFSEQLLYHTKTIRQRGRVDHQDSFLDSHSIEKNRGITIFADQGIFSYNDSTYYIIDTPGHVDFSPEMERAIQVMDYAIILISAVDGVEGHTETVWQLLRKHQVPTFFFVNKTDYEGTDSASVLEEIRANLSGDVCNLTTLFDEELIEFIAERDEELLDKYMDTGFEQELWLNKMKTMIKENKIFACASGSALKDIGVFEFLDKLDVLTETSYNSLKNFEAKVYKIRHDESGNRVTFLKLLSGKLKVRDEVKYRQKTEKITQIRVYSGNKFQTVDQATAGELVAVTGLTTASIGDGIGDNQEKVTFDMVPTLKSKVLFDSSIHVKEVLRSFKLLDTEDPSLRVYWDEHFQEIHVHVMGVIQLEVLEQIVQERFHFQVSFGEPRILYKETINAPVRGYGHFEPLKHYAEVHLLIEPTTRNRGVSFDNICHANDLSIGNQNLVKHHLLERHHHGLLTGSALTDVKITLLTGRGHNEHTHGGDFREATYRALRQGLEKAENVLLEPFYDYKIKVDMDLIGRVLSDIQQAHGTFESPENTGDKVIIKGRVPVATFMNYSTTFASFTHGKGTLSLLFGGYDRCHNAEEVINSIGYNKDADPEYTSSSIFCAKGTGYKVPWYEAEQAMHCL, from the coding sequence ATGCATAAAACCATTGGAATTCTTGCACACGTGGATGCCGGGAAAACAACTTTTTCTGAGCAACTGCTTTATCATACGAAGACAATTAGACAAAGAGGTCGTGTCGATCATCAAGATTCCTTCCTCGACAGTCATTCTATAGAAAAAAATAGAGGAATTACTATTTTTGCAGATCAAGGCATCTTTTCCTATAATGATTCTACTTATTACATCATTGATACTCCAGGGCATGTCGACTTCTCCCCTGAAATGGAGCGGGCTATACAAGTAATGGACTATGCAATAATCTTGATTAGTGCAGTGGATGGAGTAGAAGGTCATACCGAAACAGTTTGGCAGCTACTTCGTAAACACCAAGTGCCTACCTTTTTCTTTGTAAACAAAACAGACTATGAAGGAACAGATTCGGCAAGTGTTTTAGAGGAGATACGCGCTAACTTATCTGGAGATGTATGTAACTTAACAACTTTATTTGATGAAGAGTTAATAGAATTTATCGCAGAGCGCGATGAAGAGCTTTTAGATAAATACATGGACACTGGTTTCGAGCAAGAACTATGGTTAAACAAAATGAAAACAATGATTAAGGAAAATAAAATCTTTGCATGTGCTAGCGGTTCTGCATTAAAGGACATAGGGGTTTTCGAATTTTTGGATAAGCTCGATGTATTAACAGAGACTTCTTATAACTCGCTAAAAAATTTTGAGGCTAAAGTATATAAAATTCGCCATGATGAAAGTGGAAACAGAGTCACTTTCTTAAAACTATTAAGTGGAAAACTAAAAGTACGAGATGAAGTGAAATATAGGCAAAAAACAGAAAAGATAACTCAAATTAGAGTGTACAGTGGAAATAAGTTTCAAACGGTTGATCAAGCAACCGCTGGTGAACTAGTTGCTGTAACCGGATTAACAACCGCTTCGATTGGAGATGGAATTGGAGATAACCAGGAGAAAGTTACATTTGATATGGTTCCAACACTGAAATCCAAAGTTCTATTTGATTCGTCTATCCATGTCAAAGAGGTATTGCGTTCCTTTAAGTTATTAGACACAGAGGATCCCTCTTTACGAGTTTATTGGGATGAACACTTCCAGGAGATTCACGTACACGTTATGGGGGTAATTCAGCTGGAAGTACTCGAACAAATCGTCCAAGAACGCTTTCATTTTCAAGTTTCTTTTGGGGAGCCTAGAATTCTTTACAAAGAAACTATTAACGCCCCTGTACGAGGTTATGGACACTTTGAGCCGTTAAAACATTACGCAGAAGTCCATCTATTAATCGAACCTACAACACGAAATAGAGGCGTTTCTTTTGATAATATATGCCATGCAAATGATTTATCCATCGGTAATCAAAATCTTGTAAAACATCATCTATTGGAACGTCATCATCATGGGTTATTAACAGGTTCCGCATTAACTGACGTTAAAATAACTTTACTTACTGGCCGTGGACATAATGAACATACTCATGGCGGAGACTTCAGAGAAGCGACATACCGAGCACTTCGTCAAGGTTTAGAAAAAGCAGAAAATGTCCTTCTTGAACCATTTTATGACTATAAAATAAAAGTCGATATGGATCTGATTGGTCGTGTATTGTCGGATATTCAACAAGCTCACGGAACTTTTGAATCCCCCGAGAATACTGGAGACAAAGTAATTATTAAAGGTCGAGTACCTGTGGCCACGTTCATGAATTATAGTACGACCTTCGCTTCTTTTACACATGGGAAAGGAACGCTTAGCTTACTATTTGGGGGATATGATCGTTGTCATAATGCTGAAGAAGTAATTAATAGTATTGGTTATAATAAAGATGCAGATCCGGAATATACTTCGAGTTCTATTTTCTGTGCGAAGGGGACAGGATATAAAGTGCCATGGTATGAAGCTGAACAAGCTATGCACTGTTTATAA
- a CDS encoding metal ABC transporter permease produces the protein MNEFWVLLTGAMVGITCGLTGVFLILRKTAMIADAISHTVLFGIVVAFMITQSLNGFWMLLGAAIAGILTTYLVQVLQSGGLQEDAAIGVVFTSLFALGVLFITLFAGNVHLDVEHVLMGEIAFVPWDTWSILGFTMPKAVWMLSIVLVLNVLFLVLFYKEIKLSTFDPVFALSIGLPIIVMHYSYMTLVSLTTVAAFDSVGAVLVVAMLIGPAATAYLISKSVRSMIFWSMTFGVTAAITGYYLAKLWNTSIAGMMAAMIGIIFMLVFLFMPHDGIVWKMITRLKLNASKSVL, from the coding sequence ATGAATGAGTTTTGGGTGCTACTAACAGGAGCAATGGTTGGTATTACATGTGGATTAACGGGTGTTTTTTTAATCTTACGCAAAACTGCCATGATTGCAGACGCTATTAGCCACACAGTGTTATTTGGCATTGTGGTTGCATTTATGATCACTCAATCACTAAATGGATTTTGGATGCTGCTCGGTGCAGCCATTGCAGGTATACTAACCACTTATCTCGTGCAAGTTCTACAATCTGGAGGATTACAAGAAGACGCTGCAATAGGGGTCGTATTTACATCTTTATTTGCATTAGGGGTTTTGTTTATAACATTGTTTGCTGGAAACGTCCACTTAGATGTGGAACACGTATTAATGGGAGAAATTGCATTTGTTCCATGGGATACTTGGAGCATATTAGGTTTTACAATGCCTAAAGCTGTCTGGATGCTATCTATTGTACTTGTATTAAATGTATTATTTCTCGTACTTTTTTACAAAGAGATTAAACTTTCAACATTTGATCCAGTTTTCGCTTTGTCTATCGGCCTACCGATTATCGTCATGCATTATTCTTACATGACGCTCGTTTCCTTAACGACCGTAGCAGCTTTTGATAGCGTTGGGGCAGTTCTTGTTGTAGCAATGCTAATTGGACCTGCTGCGACTGCCTATTTGATAAGTAAAAGTGTTCGGTCCATGATTTTTTGGAGCATGACTTTTGGAGTTACCGCAGCAATAACAGGCTACTATCTTGCAAAATTATGGAACACATCTATTGCAGGAATGATGGCGGCAATGATAGGCATAATATTTATGCTTGTGTTCCTATTCATGCCACATGATGGAATTGTATGGAAAATGATTACCCGTTTGAAGCTGAATGCTTCTAAAAGTGTCTTATAA
- a CDS encoding metal ABC transporter permease, which produces MITGNLLWVLAGAILLGIAAGLNGTFAFLQKQSLVGDAAAHAALPGIAIAYLILQQKDLPILMLGAAITSAIAVYTIQWIVSQSKLKADAAIGLVLSVFFGIGIVLITLVNQSGAGNQSGLNDFIFGKAATLAKSDLIWLSGSAMLIIFMCLLFFKEWKLMIFDPVFAKGIGLPVERLRILLTALTVLTIVTGIQAVGVILMAAMLIIPAAAARFWSSHLGIILVTSAFFGALSGALGTLISSLRTGLSTGPIIVLSASLLFLISYFFAPTRGLLSKSRKKKAFKQPTIAREAMEHE; this is translated from the coding sequence ATGATAACCGGAAACTTACTTTGGGTACTTGCAGGAGCCATTTTACTTGGAATTGCAGCTGGTTTAAATGGAACCTTCGCCTTTCTTCAAAAACAAAGTTTAGTTGGTGATGCAGCAGCGCATGCGGCACTTCCTGGAATCGCTATCGCCTATCTGATTCTTCAACAAAAGGATTTACCTATTCTTATGTTAGGTGCCGCTATTACTTCTGCAATAGCTGTTTATACGATTCAATGGATTGTAAGTCAATCCAAGTTAAAAGCAGATGCTGCTATAGGGCTTGTACTATCTGTGTTTTTTGGTATTGGTATTGTGCTAATTACACTTGTAAATCAGAGCGGTGCCGGGAACCAAAGTGGATTGAATGATTTTATTTTTGGAAAGGCTGCAACGCTGGCAAAAAGTGATTTAATATGGTTGTCTGGAAGTGCCATGTTAATCATATTCATGTGCTTGTTATTCTTTAAAGAATGGAAGTTAATGATTTTTGATCCTGTGTTTGCAAAGGGTATCGGCTTGCCTGTTGAACGTTTACGAATTTTACTAACAGCACTCACTGTGCTAACTATTGTAACTGGTATACAAGCCGTTGGAGTCATTCTAATGGCAGCAATGCTCATTATACCTGCTGCCGCTGCTAGATTTTGGTCTAGTCATCTAGGAATTATCCTCGTGACAAGCGCTTTCTTTGGTGCTCTATCAGGTGCTTTAGGAACATTGATCAGCTCTTTGCGAACAGGTTTATCGACTGGCCCAATCATTGTTTTAAGTGCTTCCCTTCTATTTTTAATTTCTTATTTTTTCGCACCAACAAGAGGACTACTCTCTAAATCCCGTAAAAAGAAAGCATTTAAACAACCTACAATAGCTCGGGAGGCGATGGAACATGAATGA